A genome region from Chiroxiphia lanceolata isolate bChiLan1 chromosome 5, bChiLan1.pri, whole genome shotgun sequence includes the following:
- the IL26 gene encoding interleukin-26 produces the protein MKDLIKTTRLLKKSTKMLFMTNCSVRDQLLSFYVKNVFSRLELPCAPSTRLTSAVKKLRRMFFKLGNKGIYKAIHELDILLPWIQAYIQTIV, from the exons ATG AAGGATCTCATCAAGACCACAAGACTGCttaaaaaatctacaaaaatgCTGTTTATG ACAAACTGCAGTGTTCGAGATCAGCTCCTCTCCTTCTATGTGAAAAACGTTTTCAGTCGTCTTGAG CTTCCATGTGCTCCATCCACAAGGTTAACTTCTGCAGTCAAAAAATTAAGGAGAATGTTTTTTAAG CTCGGAAATAAGGGAATCTACAAGGCCATACATGAGCTGGacattctccttccctggattCAGGCCTACATACAAACCATCGTATGA